Proteins found in one Serratia plymuthica genomic segment:
- a CDS encoding ABCB family ABC transporter ATP-binding protein/permease, whose translation MDRSRLLTFLLPYLWPKNNPKLRWYLVIACIFMVVAKVSTSLVPLAYKAMVDALSADTAKMLAIPLGLILAYGVARVGATLFEELRNVMFIHLSQNATRLLGLRVFRQLHALSLRFHLERQTGGLSLSIERGTQAVATVLSRLLFSIVPILFELTLVAVIMWHMLNGWFALAILATVGGYILFTVIAVSWRTRFRRELNKANADANSKSIDSLLNYETVKYFGNEEFEAERFNMSRRLYEYAAIKNQFSFTAINLGQTAIISIGLIVMMAMAAQGIVQGRMTVGDFVLVNAYLLQLYQPLNFFGFIYAEIRQALIDMENLFDLLQEKQEIVDSPDAAALALTHGEVRFDSVSFGYDARRPILKDVSFTIPAGNTVAVVGASGAGKSTLSRLLFRFYEVNGGSVSIDGQDIRQLTQASLRQAIGIVPQDTVLFNDTLRYNIGYGKTGSSDEEIERAAKLAHIHEFIVGLPDGYETRVGERGLKLSGGEKQRVAIARTILKNPAILVFDEATSALDTQTEREIQAHLREVSRDHTTLVIAHRLSTVVDADEIIVLEAGEIVERGHHEELLQNNGRYAAMWQNQYSEES comes from the coding sequence GTTTACTAACCTTCCTGCTGCCTTACCTGTGGCCGAAAAATAACCCCAAACTGCGGTGGTATCTGGTTATCGCTTGTATTTTCATGGTGGTCGCCAAGGTCAGTACTTCGCTGGTGCCGCTGGCGTATAAGGCGATGGTCGACGCGCTGAGCGCGGATACTGCGAAAATGCTGGCCATTCCACTGGGGCTGATCCTCGCCTACGGTGTCGCGCGAGTCGGTGCCACGCTGTTTGAAGAACTGCGCAACGTGATGTTCATTCATCTCAGCCAGAATGCCACCCGCTTGCTGGGGCTGCGGGTGTTCAGGCAATTGCATGCGCTGAGCCTGCGCTTTCACCTGGAACGCCAGACTGGCGGGCTGTCGCTATCGATTGAGCGTGGCACTCAGGCGGTGGCTACCGTGTTGTCGCGGCTGTTGTTTTCTATTGTGCCTATCTTGTTCGAACTCACCTTGGTCGCGGTGATCATGTGGCATATGCTGAACGGTTGGTTTGCGCTGGCGATACTGGCCACCGTCGGCGGTTATATCCTGTTTACCGTGATCGCGGTCAGTTGGCGCACCCGTTTTCGGCGTGAGCTCAACAAGGCCAATGCCGATGCCAACAGCAAGTCCATCGACAGCCTGCTGAACTATGAAACCGTAAAGTACTTCGGTAATGAAGAGTTCGAGGCCGAGCGTTTCAATATGTCCCGCCGGCTGTACGAATATGCCGCCATTAAAAACCAGTTCAGTTTTACCGCCATCAACCTTGGGCAAACCGCCATTATCTCCATTGGATTGATAGTGATGATGGCGATGGCGGCGCAGGGCATTGTGCAGGGGCGGATGACGGTCGGTGACTTTGTGTTGGTGAATGCTTATCTGCTTCAGTTGTATCAACCACTGAATTTCTTCGGTTTTATTTATGCCGAAATCAGGCAAGCGCTGATCGACATGGAGAACCTGTTCGATTTACTGCAGGAAAAGCAGGAAATTGTCGATAGCCCTGATGCGGCAGCCCTGGCATTGACCCATGGCGAAGTGCGTTTTGACTCGGTCAGCTTTGGCTATGATGCGCGTCGGCCGATTTTGAAAGACGTCAGCTTCACCATTCCGGCCGGTAACACCGTGGCGGTGGTCGGCGCTTCCGGTGCCGGCAAATCCACGCTGTCCCGCCTGTTGTTCCGTTTCTACGAGGTAAATGGCGGTTCGGTGTCTATTGACGGCCAGGACATTCGCCAACTGACCCAGGCTAGCCTACGGCAGGCGATCGGTATTGTGCCGCAGGATACGGTGCTGTTTAACGATACCCTGCGCTACAACATCGGCTACGGCAAAACCGGTTCCAGCGATGAAGAGATCGAACGGGCGGCGAAGCTGGCGCATATCCACGAGTTTATCGTCGGCCTGCCTGACGGCTATGAAACCCGGGTTGGCGAGCGTGGCCTCAAGCTGTCCGGGGGCGAGAAGCAGCGGGTGGCTATCGCCCGCACCATCCTGAAAAACCCGGCGATCCTGGTGTTCGACGAAGCCACCAGCGCATTGGATACCCAAACCGAACGTGAGATCCAGGCGCATCTGCGCGAAGTGAGCCGTGATCATACGACGTTGGTGATTGCCCATCGCCTGTCGACGGTGGTGGACGCCGACGAAATCATCGTGCTGGAGGCGGGGGAAATCGTTGAACGTGGGCACCACGAGGAACTGCTGCAAAACAATGGCCGTTACGCTGCGATGTGGCAAAACCAGTACAGCGAGGAGTCATAA
- a CDS encoding MFS transporter, giving the protein MKKSAGQGSILSEENRLLVILFFVFGCVFVDRLTISFLFPMIAADLQLSNVHLGTLSAVLALTWALSGTGLGAIADRYNIRKPMLIGSIVVFSLFSALSGWVSGFAMLLIFRALMGIAEGPVLPIAQSLMVEKSQPQRRGFNMGLIQGAAPGLLGGIIAPPLIIYLAQKWGWSMAFHLTAVPGIILAWLIYRYVNGKKDPAFTTRPAAAKQSEKAGYAELFKIKNVALCILISCVFVTWFMVIITFTPSFLVTARGFSERSMGGIMSAIGVAWVFWGVAVPAISDRVGRKPTLIVFSLLAICCPLFLSYVDNLWLLGGLVFLSYTGLGCFTLFMATIPSETVSPARIATALGLVMGIGEVIGGCLAPFMAGLIADRYGLVSVMWLAAIGAACACVLSCFLDETAPAVVSRRALKTEGIADV; this is encoded by the coding sequence ATGAAAAAATCGGCGGGGCAGGGTTCGATATTGAGCGAGGAAAACAGATTGCTGGTTATTCTGTTTTTCGTCTTTGGCTGCGTGTTTGTTGATCGTTTAACCATTTCTTTCTTATTCCCGATGATCGCTGCCGATTTACAGCTAAGCAACGTGCATCTTGGCACGTTGTCAGCAGTATTGGCGCTGACCTGGGCGCTGTCCGGCACCGGATTGGGGGCTATTGCCGATCGTTATAATATCCGCAAACCCATGCTGATCGGCTCTATCGTGGTGTTTTCCCTGTTCTCCGCGCTGTCGGGATGGGTCAGTGGTTTTGCCATGCTGCTGATATTCCGTGCGCTGATGGGGATCGCCGAAGGGCCGGTATTGCCCATTGCCCAGTCGCTGATGGTGGAAAAATCCCAACCGCAACGACGCGGTTTTAATATGGGCCTGATCCAGGGCGCTGCGCCGGGATTATTGGGCGGCATCATTGCCCCGCCGCTGATTATTTATCTGGCGCAGAAATGGGGCTGGAGTATGGCATTTCATCTGACCGCAGTGCCGGGCATTATTCTGGCCTGGCTGATTTATCGATATGTTAATGGCAAAAAAGATCCGGCTTTTACCACCAGACCGGCTGCGGCAAAACAGTCGGAGAAAGCCGGCTACGCCGAATTATTCAAAATCAAAAACGTGGCGCTTTGTATTTTGATCTCCTGCGTATTTGTCACCTGGTTTATGGTCATTATTACCTTCACGCCCAGCTTTCTGGTTACTGCCCGCGGTTTCAGCGAGCGTTCCATGGGGGGCATCATGAGCGCCATCGGCGTTGCATGGGTTTTCTGGGGTGTCGCCGTGCCGGCGATCTCCGATCGCGTTGGCCGCAAACCAACGCTGATTGTCTTCTCGCTGTTGGCGATTTGCTGCCCGCTGTTCCTGAGTTACGTCGACAATCTGTGGCTGCTGGGTGGCCTGGTATTCCTGTCCTACACCGGCCTTGGCTGCTTTACGCTGTTTATGGCCACCATTCCGTCCGAGACGGTATCGCCGGCGCGTATCGCCACCGCACTGGGGCTGGTTATGGGAATTGGGGAAGTCATTGGCGGTTGCCTGGCGCCCTTTATGGCCGGCTTGATCGCCGATCGTTACGGCCTGGTCAGCGTGATGTGGCTGGCGGCCATCGGTGCCGCCTGTGCCTGCGTATTGAGTTGTTTTCTCGATGAAACTGCACCCGCAGTGGTTAGCCGACGGGCGTTGAAAACCGAAGGCATCGCCGATGTCTGA
- the lldD gene encoding FMN-dependent L-lactate dehydrogenase LldD, with amino-acid sequence MIISASTDYRAAAQAKLPPFLFHYIDGGAYAEHTLRRNTEDLANIALRQRVLRNMSDLSLETSLFGEKLAMPVILGPVGLTGMYARRGEVQAARAAAQKGIPFTLSTVSVCPIEEVAPAIDRPMWFQLYVLKDRGFMRNALERAKAAGVKTLVFTVDMPVPGARYRDAHSGMSGPNAALRRMLQAFTHPQWAWDVGLRGKPHDLGNVSAYRGQPTSLEDYIGWLGTNFDPSISWKDLEWIREFWEGPMIIKGILDPEDAKDAVRFGADGIIVSNHGGRQLDGVLSTARALPAIADAVKGEITLLADSGIRSGLDVVRMIALGADSVLLGRAFVYALAAAGGAGVSNLLELIDKEMRVAMTLTGAKTIAEIGAGSLVAGR; translated from the coding sequence ATGATTATTTCCGCGTCAACCGATTACCGGGCCGCTGCACAGGCCAAGCTCCCCCCTTTTCTGTTCCACTATATTGACGGCGGAGCTTACGCCGAACATACGCTACGGCGTAATACCGAGGATCTGGCTAACATTGCCCTGCGCCAGCGCGTGCTGCGCAATATGTCGGATCTTAGTCTGGAAACCAGCCTGTTCGGCGAAAAGCTGGCGATGCCGGTAATACTGGGGCCCGTCGGGTTAACCGGCATGTATGCCCGTCGCGGCGAGGTGCAGGCCGCCCGCGCCGCGGCGCAGAAAGGCATTCCTTTTACCCTTTCCACCGTCTCGGTCTGCCCGATCGAAGAAGTGGCGCCGGCGATCGATCGGCCGATGTGGTTCCAGCTATACGTGTTGAAAGACCGGGGTTTCATGCGCAACGCGCTGGAGCGGGCCAAAGCCGCCGGCGTGAAAACGCTGGTGTTCACCGTCGACATGCCGGTGCCAGGCGCACGCTACCGTGACGCCCATTCCGGCATGAGCGGCCCTAACGCCGCCCTGCGCCGCATGTTGCAGGCATTTACTCATCCGCAATGGGCCTGGGACGTCGGCCTGCGCGGCAAACCGCACGATCTGGGCAACGTATCGGCCTATCGCGGCCAGCCCACCAGCCTGGAGGATTACATCGGCTGGCTGGGGACGAACTTCGATCCCTCCATCTCCTGGAAGGACCTGGAATGGATCCGCGAATTCTGGGAGGGACCGATGATCATCAAAGGCATTCTCGATCCGGAGGACGCCAAAGATGCGGTGCGCTTCGGTGCCGACGGCATCATCGTTTCCAATCACGGCGGCCGCCAGTTGGACGGCGTGCTGTCGACAGCACGCGCCCTGCCGGCGATCGCCGATGCGGTGAAAGGGGAGATTACCCTGCTGGCCGATTCCGGTATCCGCAGCGGTCTGGACGTGGTGCGCATGATAGCTCTCGGCGCCGACAGCGTGCTGCTGGGTCGCGCCTTCGTCTATGCGCTGGCCGCCGCCGGCGGTGCCGGCGTCAGCAATCTGCTGGAACTGATCGACAAGGAAATGCGCGTCGCCATGACGCTCACCGGCGCGAAAACCATTGCGGAGATCGGCGCCGGATCGCTGGTGGCCGGGCGCTGA
- a CDS encoding MoaF C-terminal domain-containing protein, producing the protein MSAEQSVLNQNAEPDWKNYDDFARGIDTNRLPGTQDWRGKTLQIVFEGGVEMTLRFSVDRQRLLWALQGESGDDVYEEVRTSPSRYFFNILLQSPGNECLTLVLNGESGRVLMVRSTLLPEQQTEKGSRLSQTFMVGQILDTAPGGIVPHLTRELLGYRTLNIYSPNHYYEHFYVNTERYAWQNLRGEQFGHGDMDYATYYKFEDEMFLFTFREKIIPVCSVFFFDFILGRCTGIFLGLDVAGKVLVSPAGAFIHKMSYNPYPDGVQPL; encoded by the coding sequence ATGTCTGCAGAACAGTCAGTATTAAATCAGAATGCCGAACCGGATTGGAAAAATTACGACGATTTTGCCCGTGGCATCGACACCAACCGCCTGCCGGGCACCCAAGACTGGCGGGGCAAGACGTTACAGATTGTCTTTGAGGGCGGGGTGGAGATGACGCTGCGTTTCAGCGTCGATCGGCAGCGGTTGCTGTGGGCGTTGCAAGGGGAGAGCGGTGACGATGTTTATGAAGAAGTGCGTACTTCTCCCTCGCGCTATTTCTTCAACATCTTGTTGCAATCACCGGGCAACGAATGCCTGACGCTGGTGCTTAATGGCGAAAGCGGCAGGGTACTGATGGTGCGCAGCACGCTGTTGCCTGAGCAACAGACAGAAAAAGGCTCGCGGCTAAGCCAAACGTTTATGGTTGGCCAAATCCTGGACACAGCGCCGGGCGGCATTGTTCCCCATCTTACCCGTGAGCTGCTCGGCTACCGTACATTGAATATTTACAGTCCTAATCATTATTACGAGCATTTTTACGTCAATACTGAGCGCTATGCCTGGCAAAACCTGCGCGGCGAGCAGTTCGGCCATGGCGATATGGACTATGCCACCTACTACAAGTTTGAGGACGAGATGTTTCTGTTCACCTTCCGGGAAAAGATCATCCCGGTTTGTTCCGTGTTCTTCTTTGATTTTATCCTTGGCCGTTGCACTGGGATATTTCTTGGCCTGGATGTTGCCGGCAAGGTACTGGTGTCACCTGCCGGCGCATTTATTCACAAAATGAGCTACAACCCCTATCCCGACGGAGTACAGCCGCTGTAA
- a CDS encoding LysR family transcriptional regulator, translated as MKNPKIDTLWTHLHWLTVLAEQGSFTRAAERLDVSKAAMSQKIKEIEMLAGVPLVQRTTRSVRLTDAGLRLVEELRQPFAQIKQSFSGICDSAGPLRGSVRVTAPVAFARQQLVPRITGFLRANPEVRVQLEVSDRLVSLTTEGFDLAIRHSDNLPDTHVAWRLCPTETLAVASADYIKRHGMPASPAELQRHQCLYYPRGSEQPGWSFVARHSPEGKVDKVRVPVSGPFATNNSESIRDAAAEGLGIALLPDFSAQQALADGRLIEVLPAWRPIGAFADSLHVVRPYAPQVSRAVTEFSSYLRGAFAEGFAAG; from the coding sequence ATGAAAAACCCAAAAATTGACACCCTGTGGACCCATTTGCACTGGCTTACCGTGCTGGCCGAACAGGGCAGTTTTACCCGTGCGGCGGAACGGCTGGACGTGAGTAAAGCGGCCATGAGCCAGAAAATCAAAGAGATCGAAATGCTGGCCGGGGTGCCGCTGGTGCAGCGCACAACCCGCAGCGTCCGGCTGACCGATGCCGGGCTGAGGTTGGTAGAGGAACTGCGCCAGCCTTTCGCGCAGATTAAACAGAGTTTCTCCGGCATCTGCGATTCCGCCGGGCCGTTGCGCGGTTCGGTGCGGGTAACGGCGCCGGTGGCGTTTGCCCGCCAGCAGTTGGTGCCAAGGATCACTGGCTTTCTGCGCGCCAACCCGGAGGTGCGGGTACAGCTTGAGGTGTCGGACCGGTTGGTATCGTTGACCACCGAGGGGTTCGATCTGGCGATCCGCCACAGCGACAACCTGCCGGATACGCACGTCGCCTGGCGGCTGTGCCCGACGGAAACACTGGCGGTGGCGTCGGCGGACTATATTAAACGGCACGGCATGCCGGCATCTCCCGCTGAGCTGCAACGGCATCAGTGCCTTTACTATCCTCGGGGGAGTGAGCAACCGGGCTGGAGCTTTGTCGCCAGGCATTCGCCGGAGGGGAAAGTGGACAAGGTCCGCGTGCCGGTCAGCGGCCCGTTTGCCACTAACAACAGCGAATCGATACGCGACGCGGCGGCGGAAGGGCTGGGCATTGCTCTGCTACCGGATTTCAGCGCGCAACAGGCGCTGGCGGACGGGCGGCTGATTGAGGTGCTGCCGGCCTGGCGCCCGATTGGCGCCTTTGCCGACAGTCTTCACGTAGTGCGGCCCTATGCGCCGCAGGTGTCGCGTGCGGTAACGGAATTCAGCAGCTATTTGCGCGGCGCTTTTGCCGAAGGGTTTGCCGCCGGTTGA
- a CDS encoding DsbA family protein has product MYKRLLLLVSYTLFIIVAACFCTSAYFYHYVIPQPEEKTLSFISPEKVIGSPLKDDNVIVEIFSYGCHYCETNEANIAGLGKALPAGARLIQLHINNEDQAGLAAFAPLFATLTVMGIEAQHRSAAYQAIIEENNNLADKNYLNRWLKANGIDQAEYDKAHDSEQVKALLAYLTSVSRYYQVNATPSFIVNRKWLAVQDREFPAFNKQLLSLLQHDKPLEP; this is encoded by the coding sequence ATGTATAAACGCCTGTTATTACTTGTCAGTTATACACTTTTTATTATCGTTGCGGCTTGCTTTTGTACCTCGGCATATTTTTATCATTACGTCATTCCTCAACCCGAAGAGAAAACGCTGAGCTTTATCTCGCCTGAAAAAGTAATAGGTAGCCCGCTGAAAGACGACAATGTCATTGTCGAAATATTTTCTTATGGTTGTCATTATTGCGAGACGAATGAGGCGAATATTGCCGGGTTGGGAAAAGCGCTGCCCGCCGGTGCCAGGCTGATACAGTTGCATATCAATAATGAGGATCAAGCCGGTCTGGCGGCGTTTGCCCCCTTGTTTGCCACTCTGACGGTTATGGGGATTGAGGCGCAGCACCGTTCCGCCGCCTACCAGGCAATCATCGAAGAAAACAATAATCTGGCGGATAAAAACTACCTCAACCGCTGGCTGAAGGCCAATGGCATCGATCAGGCCGAATATGATAAAGCCCATGATTCAGAACAGGTAAAGGCGCTGCTGGCGTACCTGACCTCGGTGAGTCGCTATTACCAGGTTAACGCTACCCCCAGCTTTATTGTCAACAGGAAGTGGTTGGCGGTGCAGGATCGTGAGTTCCCGGCTTTTAACAAGCAACTGCTGTCCCTGTTGCAGCACGATAAGCCGCTGGAGCCCTGA
- a CDS encoding BCCT family transporter, which yields MTVKSLPSHGEQPIRLNAPVFFSSAAVILLLGVLIVLFPAGSKQWLNLAQSWVADVFGWYYMLLMVACMAFVFWLALSRFGQIRLGPDDEPPQFSYPSWVAMLFSSGIGIALVYYGAYEPLDHFLSPPEGSGGSVQAARQAMALTFLHWGLHGWALYALIATALAYFAYCRGLPLALRSALYPIFGERIHGGIGHLVDSFGILVTVISMVTNLGIGALLVNSGLFYLFDIPQSNGVLLALIVVMMVVATLAAVTGVEKGIAMLSNINVGFLCLLLLFVFLAGPTLNLVNGLLQNVGDYLTSIVSRSFDMYLYGKARQWQGAWTLFYWAWWVAWAPFVGLFIARISKGRTIRELIFGVLLIPLGFTLAWLSIFGNTAISLVLESGQAILGRVAVNDPPMAVFKLFEYLPYTQLTAGFTVLISFVLFLTPVDSGTLMIANLSCQGGSAQDDAPAWLRIFWAAVTTMVCIGLLYAGSFSAMQTAVVLCGLPFSAVIVLYMVSLHKDLHRYVMKPVTS from the coding sequence ATGACAGTGAAAAGTCTCCCATCGCACGGTGAGCAACCGATTAGGTTAAATGCACCGGTATTTTTCAGCTCGGCGGCGGTGATCCTGCTGCTGGGCGTTTTGATCGTGCTGTTCCCGGCCGGCAGCAAGCAGTGGCTTAACCTGGCCCAAAGCTGGGTAGCCGATGTGTTTGGCTGGTACTACATGTTATTGATGGTCGCCTGTATGGCGTTTGTTTTTTGGCTGGCATTATCGCGCTTCGGCCAGATTCGCCTTGGGCCGGATGACGAGCCGCCGCAGTTCAGTTATCCCTCCTGGGTGGCGATGCTGTTCTCGTCGGGCATCGGCATTGCGTTGGTTTATTACGGCGCCTACGAGCCGCTGGATCACTTCCTGTCGCCGCCGGAAGGCAGCGGCGGCAGCGTGCAGGCCGCGCGCCAGGCGATGGCGCTTACTTTTCTGCACTGGGGGCTGCACGGCTGGGCGCTGTATGCGCTGATCGCCACCGCGCTGGCGTATTTCGCCTACTGCCGCGGCTTGCCGCTGGCGTTGCGCTCGGCGCTGTATCCGATCTTCGGCGAGCGCATTCACGGCGGCATCGGCCACCTGGTGGACAGCTTCGGTATTTTGGTCACGGTGATCTCGATGGTGACCAATCTGGGGATCGGCGCCTTGCTGGTTAACTCCGGGCTGTTTTACCTGTTCGATATTCCGCAAAGCAACGGCGTGCTGTTGGCTTTGATCGTGGTGATGATGGTGGTGGCCACGCTGGCTGCGGTGACCGGTGTAGAGAAGGGGATCGCGATGCTGTCCAACATCAACGTCGGCTTCCTGTGCCTGCTGCTGCTGTTCGTGTTTCTGGCCGGCCCGACGCTAAACCTGGTCAATGGCCTGCTGCAGAACGTGGGGGACTACCTGACCTCGATCGTCAGCAGAAGCTTTGACATGTACTTGTATGGCAAGGCGCGCCAGTGGCAGGGGGCCTGGACGCTGTTCTATTGGGCCTGGTGGGTGGCGTGGGCGCCGTTTGTCGGCCTGTTTATCGCACGTATCTCGAAAGGGCGCACCATTCGTGAATTGATCTTCGGCGTGCTGCTGATCCCGCTGGGCTTCACTTTGGCGTGGCTGTCGATCTTCGGTAACACCGCCATCAGTCTGGTGCTGGAAAGCGGGCAGGCGATCCTCGGCCGGGTGGCGGTGAACGATCCGCCGATGGCGGTGTTCAAGCTGTTCGAATACCTGCCCTATACCCAACTCACCGCCGGTTTCACCGTGCTAATCAGCTTTGTACTCTTCCTGACGCCGGTCGATTCAGGCACGTTGATGATCGCCAACCTGTCCTGTCAGGGCGGTTCGGCGCAGGATGACGCACCGGCCTGGCTGCGCATTTTCTGGGCCGCGGTGACCACAATGGTATGCATCGGCCTGTTGTATGCAGGCAGTTTCAGTGCGATGCAGACCGCCGTAGTGCTGTGCGGCCTGCCGTTCTCGGCGGTGATCGTGCTGTATATGGTCAGCCTGCATAAGGATTTGCATCGCTACGTCATGAAGCCGGTGACGTCTTGA
- the betI gene encoding transcriptional regulator BetI: MYRKDIPEQRKEQLINAAFEAINVVGLAGVTLSQVAKEAGLSTGIVSHYFGDKEGLLSATMRKILRDLRDAVAECRSQAAADSQSQLFAIIQGNFHPSQTNAISMRAWLDFWAASMHQPALRRLQRANDRRLYSNICSQFRRELPQQQARDAARGLAAMIDGLWLRGSLSGDEADLRQDCRIACDYVMLILGTGQPAANPSAKAPRK, translated from the coding sequence ATGTACCGTAAAGACATTCCGGAGCAGCGTAAGGAACAGCTGATTAACGCGGCCTTCGAGGCCATTAACGTCGTCGGTCTGGCCGGCGTCACTCTGTCGCAGGTAGCAAAAGAGGCAGGGCTGTCGACCGGTATCGTCAGCCACTACTTTGGCGATAAAGAAGGATTACTGAGCGCCACCATGCGCAAGATCTTGCGCGATCTGCGCGACGCGGTCGCCGAATGCCGCAGCCAGGCGGCCGCCGACAGCCAATCACAGCTATTTGCCATTATTCAGGGCAATTTCCATCCCAGTCAGACCAATGCGATCTCCATGCGCGCCTGGCTCGATTTCTGGGCGGCCAGCATGCACCAGCCGGCGCTGCGCCGCTTGCAGCGCGCCAACGATCGCCGGCTCTATTCCAATATCTGCAGCCAGTTCCGCCGTGAGTTGCCGCAACAGCAGGCCCGCGATGCCGCGCGCGGACTGGCCGCAATGATCGATGGGTTGTGGCTGCGCGGCAGCCTGTCCGGCGATGAGGCGGATCTCCGGCAGGATTGCCGTATCGCCTGCGACTATGTGATGCTTATTTTGGGTACCGGTCAACCGGCGGCAAACCCTTCGGCAAAAGCGCCGCGCAAATAG
- a CDS encoding tautomerase family protein, which translates to MPLLIFEVIEGRSEAELKTLLDAAHRAVLSAFEVPQRDRYQIVHENKAHHMVIEDTGLNLTRTRDLVVVRVITSPRAEEQKQRFYADLSRELKESCGIESSDLMVSITTNSKGDWSFGNGVAQYLTGEL; encoded by the coding sequence ATGCCATTACTTATCTTCGAAGTCATCGAGGGCCGCAGCGAGGCCGAACTGAAAACCCTGCTCGATGCCGCCCACCGTGCCGTGCTGAGCGCCTTTGAAGTGCCACAGCGCGATCGCTACCAGATTGTTCATGAAAACAAGGCTCACCATATGGTGATCGAAGACACCGGCCTTAACCTGACGCGCACCCGGGATCTGGTGGTGGTGCGAGTGATCACCAGCCCACGCGCCGAAGAACAGAAACAACGGTTTTACGCCGATCTCAGCCGCGAGCTGAAAGAAAGCTGTGGCATTGAAAGCAGTGACCTGATGGTATCCATCACCACCAACAGCAAGGGCGACTGGAGTTTTGGCAACGGCGTGGCGCAGTATCTGACCGGCGAACTGTGA
- a CDS encoding LysR family transcriptional regulator yields MLATHEYANDLLLFALIVDCGSFSKAAETAGVTGSVVSKRIGRLEKSLGARLLYRTTRSLTLTESGQALYLQAKDISAKVQDALYAISEKSEELTGTIRMSVPTISGELLLSESVAEFCAQHPGLKVEMRLENRFVDLVEEGVDLAIRTGTLPNSSLIARPILDSRWVIVCSPGYLEQHSQPDSAAALLNHNCLTYTYQESGTDNWLMKQPDSGEIYELQVNGNLSANNARAIRKAVIGGHGIAMVPRCMVYEDLQEGKLTEILAGHCGKILGVYAVYPYTRNLPLKTRLLIEHIIGSYQNISHYF; encoded by the coding sequence ATGCTAGCCACACACGAATACGCCAATGACCTGCTGCTCTTTGCCCTGATTGTTGACTGCGGCTCATTCAGCAAAGCCGCCGAAACCGCCGGCGTGACCGGTTCGGTGGTCAGCAAACGCATCGGGCGTTTGGAAAAGTCCCTCGGTGCACGCTTGCTGTACCGCACCACCCGGAGTCTGACGCTCACGGAAAGTGGCCAGGCACTCTACCTGCAGGCCAAGGACATCAGCGCCAAAGTGCAGGATGCGCTATACGCCATCAGTGAAAAAAGTGAAGAGCTGACCGGCACCATCCGTATGTCGGTGCCGACCATTTCGGGCGAACTGTTGCTGAGCGAAAGCGTGGCGGAGTTCTGTGCGCAGCATCCAGGCCTGAAGGTGGAAATGCGGCTGGAAAACCGCTTTGTCGATTTGGTCGAGGAAGGCGTGGATCTGGCAATCCGTACCGGCACTCTGCCGAACTCCAGTCTGATAGCCCGGCCGATCCTCGACTCTCGCTGGGTGATCGTCTGCTCGCCAGGTTATCTTGAGCAACATTCGCAGCCAGATTCCGCCGCGGCGTTACTCAATCATAATTGCCTGACTTATACCTACCAGGAAAGCGGCACCGATAACTGGCTGATGAAACAGCCGGATAGCGGCGAGATCTATGAACTGCAGGTCAATGGCAACCTGTCCGCCAATAACGCCCGCGCGATCCGCAAAGCGGTCATCGGCGGTCATGGCATCGCCATGGTGCCGCGCTGTATGGTGTACGAGGATTTACAGGAGGGTAAGCTGACGGAAATTCTGGCCGGCCACTGCGGCAAGATATTGGGCGTTTACGCCGTCTATCCTTATACCCGCAATTTACCCTTGAAAACCCGTCTGCTGATCGAGCATATCATCGGTTCCTACCAAAATATCAGTCATTACTTTTGA
- a CDS encoding DUF4762 family protein, translated as MKKINLSEAGKIVGGTFACSRNFEWVGSGSSKTCNLVTVCADKFGNVKKTYRSAPVGSCTPLAVTPN; from the coding sequence ATGAAAAAGATCAATCTGTCTGAAGCAGGAAAAATTGTCGGTGGTACTTTTGCTTGCTCCCGGAATTTTGAGTGGGTGGGTTCTGGCAGCAGCAAAACCTGTAATCTGGTAACCGTCTGTGCTGATAAATTCGGTAATGTGAAAAAAACCTACCGTTCAGCCCCCGTCGGCAGCTGCACTCCATTGGCTGTGACCCCTAACTGA